In the genome of bacterium, the window CCCCGCTGAGGTGCACGGGAAGATTCCCATTCAGCCCAAATAGTTTTGTGGTGTGCCTCAGTTTTTCGCGCGCTGTCCTGCGGCCGGGTTAGCCGTTCACCACGTCTTTCAGCGTTTTCCCGGCGGAGAACTTGGGCACTTTGGATGCCTTGATCTGGATGGCAGCGCCGGTCTGGGGATTGCGCCCCGTCCGTGCGGCGCGTTTGCTGACAGAGAAGGTCCCGAATCCCACAAGCGAAACACGATCGCCGCCCTTCAGTGCCTTGGTAACATTCCCGAGGAGGGACGCGAGGGCGCGGTCTGCCGCCGCCTTCGAGATGCCAGCTTCGTCAGCGATTTTTTCTACAAGCTCGGACTTCTGCATTCGCAATACCTCCCCACGAACAATAAAATTAATTTATGTTTAACTTGAAGGGC includes:
- a CDS encoding HU family DNA-binding protein, whose amino-acid sequence is MQKSELVEKIADEAGISKAAADRALASLLGNVTKALKGGDRVSLVGFGTFSVSKRAARTGRNPQTGAAIQIKASKVPKFSAGKTLKDVVNG